In one window of Cydia pomonella isolate Wapato2018A chromosome 16, ilCydPomo1, whole genome shotgun sequence DNA:
- the LOC133526124 gene encoding uncharacterized protein LOC133526124 yields the protein MGTQVSKIIRPTTTKMANSAEIQQFIKDTISKEKVVVFSKSYCPYCTMAKEVFNKVKQPFQVIELDQRDDGADIQGNLASITGIRTVPQVFINGNCVGGGSDVKALHESGKLESILIG from the exons ATGGGAACTCAAGTTAGTAAAATTATCCGGCCCACCACCACGAAAATGGCGAACTCAGCGGAAATTCAACAATTCATCAAAGACACTATTTCTAAGGAAAAAGTTGTTGTGTTTTCAAAGTCATATTGCCCGTACTGCACTATGGCTAAAGAA GTCTTCAATAAAGTAAAGCAGCCCTTCCAAGTGATAGAGCTAGACCAGCGAGATGACGGTGCTGACATTCAGGGCAACCTTGCTTCAATCACAGGAATTCGAACG GTTCCGCAGGTGTTCATCAATGGCAACTGTGTCGGCGGTGGTTCTGATGTCAAGGCTCTGCATGAGTCCGGGAAGCTAGAATCCATTCTTATTGGTTAA